From the Geitlerinema sp. PCC 9228 genome, one window contains:
- a CDS encoding tetratricopeptide repeat protein, translating to MVKMPTSYVLATIGKFRVTFVPTQVGWGFFLSLGIVLFVLVRGLGYAHGLDCSRNDSGGGQCQVEVRQLFWRKTTQEIPLSELEKAVFEVERKPLVWQWKWNLYKIFLETKDSRMLLVADRATPEKKKEFVSRTNAFLQDAERTSLQISYQPRDRSSWYWLVLPPVMFFVETIGIQKRKADGQFPIVSKGSWASSSLAKAGSKIQDKYKEYEQKILGYDRQLKKHPDDSEAWCQRGIFLDELGRHEEAIASYDRALDLKPGDSEIWNLRSMALEELGRYEEAIAGYDRALSLQATDYEVWNLRGMALLQTKRYQEAIASFDRSIAIQPNYAQSWSNRGDALKAMQRYEDAIASYDRAVTLQSDNSEAWKNRGLALKALKRYEEAIASFDRSLTIYKKQSYIWYSKGLLLSNYLQQHQEGARALDRCLKLNPQNAEAWYYRGNAVYNLGKYKAALASFDRALQLRPDFDRAWNDRGNALNQLKRHQEAIASFNRALELNPELIPAWLNRGGTLCNCLGRYEEGLLDFDRALQIDPNLQPAWYNRAVVLQSLGRYEEARASFDRAAECIGKNSQ from the coding sequence ATGGTGAAAATGCCCACCAGCTACGTTCTGGCAACAATAGGAAAGTTTCGCGTCACGTTTGTGCCGACCCAGGTGGGGTGGGGATTTTTCTTGTCTCTGGGGATTGTGCTGTTTGTGTTGGTGCGGGGGTTGGGATACGCTCATGGTTTGGATTGTTCTAGAAACGATAGCGGTGGCGGTCAGTGTCAGGTTGAGGTGCGTCAGCTATTTTGGCGAAAAACTACGCAAGAAATTCCTTTGAGCGAGTTGGAGAAGGCGGTTTTTGAGGTGGAGCGCAAGCCGTTGGTTTGGCAGTGGAAGTGGAATTTATATAAAATCTTTCTCGAAACCAAAGATAGCAGGATGCTGTTGGTGGCCGATCGCGCTACGCCGGAGAAGAAGAAAGAGTTTGTATCCCGCACCAATGCGTTTTTACAGGATGCAGAACGTACCTCTTTGCAGATTTCTTACCAACCCCGCGATCGCTCTAGTTGGTATTGGTTGGTGCTGCCGCCAGTGATGTTTTTTGTGGAAACTATTGGCATTCAAAAGAGAAAAGCTGACGGTCAGTTTCCCATTGTATCGAAAGGCAGTTGGGCATCTTCGTCGCTGGCGAAGGCTGGTTCTAAAATTCAAGATAAATATAAGGAATACGAACAGAAGATTTTGGGATACGATCGCCAGTTGAAGAAACATCCCGATGATAGCGAGGCTTGGTGCCAGCGGGGTATTTTTTTGGATGAGTTGGGCAGGCATGAAGAAGCGATCGCGAGTTACGACCGGGCTTTGGATTTAAAACCGGGAGACAGCGAAATTTGGAATTTGCGCAGTATGGCGTTGGAGGAGTTGGGCAGATACGAGGAAGCGATTGCGGGATACGACCGGGCACTTTCCTTACAGGCAACTGATTATGAAGTTTGGAATTTGCGGGGAATGGCTTTGTTGCAGACAAAACGCTACCAAGAAGCGATCGCGAGTTTCGACCGTTCCATTGCTATTCAACCCAACTACGCCCAAAGTTGGTCCAATCGGGGGGATGCGCTTAAGGCGATGCAACGCTACGAAGATGCGATCGCGAGTTACGACCGAGCGGTGACTTTGCAATCCGACAACAGCGAAGCCTGGAAAAATCGCGGTCTGGCGTTGAAAGCTCTCAAACGCTACGAGGAAGCGATCGCGAGTTTCGACCGTTCTTTGACAATTTACAAAAAACAGAGTTATATTTGGTATAGTAAGGGGCTTCTCCTGTCCAATTATCTACAACAGCACCAAGAAGGGGCTAGGGCGTTGGACCGTTGTTTGAAGCTCAATCCCCAAAATGCAGAGGCTTGGTACTATCGCGGCAATGCAGTTTATAATTTGGGGAAATACAAGGCAGCGTTGGCGAGTTTTGACAGAGCTTTGCAACTGCGACCGGATTTCGACCGGGCTTGGAACGATCGCGGCAATGCTCTGAATCAGTTGAAACGACACCAAGAAGCGATCGCGAGTTTCAATCGTGCTTTGGAGTTGAACCCAGAACTCATTCCTGCCTGGCTCAATCGCGGTGGTACTTTATGCAATTGCTTGGGTCGCTACGAGGAGGGATTGTTGGATTTTGACCGGGCGTTGCAAATCGACCCCAATTTGCAGCCGGCATGGTACAATCGGGCGGTGGTTTTGCAGAGTTTGGGGCGTTACGAAGAAGCGAGGGCAAGTTTTGACCGGGCGGCGGAATGTATTGGGAAAAATTCTCAATAA
- the recQ gene encoding DNA helicase RecQ gives MPATGYALEKALKRYFGYDRFRPLQQEIVENALANQDVVVIMPTGGGKSLCFQLPALLKSGLTVVVSPLIALMQDQVESLRNNGIPATFLNSTLSRTAQRSREQAILEKKVKLLYMAPERLVGEPFLQFLDLIQHEIGIAGFVIDEAHCISAWGHDFRPEYRQLQILRQRYPQVPIMALTATATPRVRQDISQQLTLQNPQVHVASFNRPNLYYEVRHQNRNSYNELLQIIRQEGGSGIVYCLSRRQVDELAEQLRNDGISALPYHAGMTDEDRRQNQTRFIRDEISVIVATVAFGMGIDKPDVRFVIHYNLPRNLESYYQESGRAGRDGEPARCTLFYSYRDIKTIEYFIDQKPDPDDQRIARQQLRRVVDYAEGTDCRRSIQLSYFGESFPGNCNGCDNCCYPKPVEDWTIEAQKFLSCVARCKQRFGSNHIIDVLRGSKKEKVRRNGHDRLSTHGIGKDKSKEEWRLLARSLIHQGLLEETTDGYSVLKLNQASWEVMRKQRSVFVVVPKEEKVAASVQSSEAREAGERLLQELRSLRKTIASEESIPPYMVFPDSTLRLMAQKQPQTTEEFGELSGVGEYKRQKYGDRFLAVLRAHKQSQASQKPKNRTPNTSSTHEITLELHRQGLSVADIARERNFKESTIADHLAKLLAAGYDVDLNRLISPERQKAILHAVDVLGVSFMKPIYEYLQHQYTYNEIRWVMSWYSSQRSPKQSS, from the coding sequence TTGCCAGCCACCGGATACGCCCTGGAAAAAGCCCTCAAACGGTACTTTGGGTACGATCGCTTTCGACCCCTGCAACAGGAAATCGTCGAAAACGCCCTCGCCAACCAAGATGTGGTGGTTATCATGCCCACCGGCGGGGGAAAATCCTTGTGCTTCCAGCTACCAGCCCTACTCAAATCCGGATTGACCGTGGTCGTCTCCCCCCTCATCGCCTTAATGCAAGACCAAGTGGAATCCTTGCGCAACAACGGCATTCCCGCCACCTTCCTCAATAGTACCCTCAGCCGAACCGCCCAGCGATCGCGAGAGCAAGCCATCCTAGAAAAAAAAGTCAAACTCCTCTACATGGCCCCAGAACGACTCGTTGGCGAACCCTTCCTGCAATTCCTCGACCTCATCCAACACGAAATCGGTATCGCCGGCTTTGTCATCGACGAAGCTCACTGCATCTCCGCCTGGGGTCACGACTTTCGACCCGAATACCGCCAACTGCAAATTTTGCGCCAGCGGTATCCCCAAGTACCCATTATGGCACTCACCGCTACCGCCACGCCACGGGTACGCCAAGACATTAGCCAACAGCTCACCTTACAAAACCCGCAAGTCCACGTTGCCAGCTTCAACCGTCCCAATCTATACTACGAAGTTCGCCACCAAAACCGCAACTCCTACAACGAACTCCTGCAAATTATTCGCCAAGAAGGGGGTTCCGGTATTGTCTACTGCCTCAGCCGCCGCCAAGTAGACGAACTGGCGGAACAATTGCGTAACGATGGCATTTCTGCTTTACCTTACCACGCCGGCATGACCGACGAAGACCGCCGCCAAAACCAAACCCGCTTCATCCGCGACGAAATTAGCGTTATTGTCGCCACTGTTGCCTTTGGCATGGGTATCGACAAACCCGATGTGCGGTTCGTGATTCACTACAACCTTCCCAGAAATCTGGAAAGCTACTACCAGGAATCCGGCAGAGCTGGCAGAGACGGCGAACCTGCCCGCTGTACGTTATTTTATAGCTATCGCGACATCAAAACCATTGAATATTTTATCGACCAAAAACCCGACCCCGACGACCAACGCATCGCCAGACAGCAGTTGCGGCGGGTGGTGGATTATGCGGAAGGAACTGACTGCCGCCGCAGCATCCAACTGAGTTATTTTGGCGAATCTTTCCCCGGCAACTGCAACGGCTGCGATAACTGCTGCTATCCCAAACCTGTAGAAGATTGGACCATCGAAGCCCAAAAATTTCTCTCTTGTGTGGCTCGCTGCAAGCAACGGTTTGGCAGCAACCATATTATCGATGTTTTGCGTGGTTCCAAAAAAGAAAAAGTTCGCCGCAACGGTCACGATCGCTTGTCTACGCACGGTATTGGTAAGGATAAAAGCAAGGAAGAATGGCGGTTGTTGGCGCGATCGCTTATCCATCAGGGTTTGCTAGAAGAAACTACCGACGGCTATTCGGTTTTAAAGCTCAATCAAGCCAGTTGGGAGGTTATGCGCAAGCAACGGTCGGTGTTTGTTGTGGTTCCCAAAGAAGAAAAAGTCGCTGCCAGCGTGCAATCCAGTGAGGCAAGGGAAGCGGGAGAACGGCTGCTGCAAGAATTGCGATCGCTACGCAAAACCATCGCCTCGGAAGAATCCATTCCCCCCTACATGGTCTTTCCCGACTCTACCCTGCGACTCATGGCTCAGAAACAACCCCAAACCACCGAAGAATTTGGGGAACTTTCCGGCGTCGGCGAATACAAACGCCAAAAATACGGCGATCGCTTTTTAGCTGTTTTGCGCGCCCATAAACAAAGTCAAGCCAGCCAAAAGCCCAAAAATCGCACGCCCAATACTTCTTCAACCCATGAAATCACTTTAGAATTGCACCGCCAAGGCTTATCCGTCGCAGATATTGCCCGAGAACGCAATTTCAAAGAAAGCACCATCGCCGACCATTTAGCCAAACTGCTAGCTGCTGGCTACGATGTGGATTTGAATCGCTTGATTTCCCCGGAACGTCAAAAAGCCATTCTCCACGCTGTTGATGTATTGGGCGTTAGTTTCATGAAACCGATTTACGAATACCTGCAACATCAATATACGTATAACGAAATTCGCTGGGTGATGTCTTGGTATAGCAGCCAGCGATCGCCAAAACAAAGCAGTTAA